The proteins below come from a single Aptenodytes patagonicus chromosome 2, bAptPat1.pri.cur, whole genome shotgun sequence genomic window:
- the NPHP3 gene encoding nephrocystin-3 isoform X3, which yields MGTASSLVSPAGGVGEVIEDTYGGGGEACEIPVEVKPKARLLRGSLRRVGASRPGGLIGASFKSTASVQELECVAEYERLKKEYEIFRVSKNNEVASMVKKEAKLDRENKRLRAELQALQKTYQKILREKESALEAKYQAMERAATFEHDRDKVKRQFKIFRETKENEIQDLLRAKRELEAKLQRLQAQGIQVFDPEESDSDDNCTDVTATGAQSEYWNGALGSEPSMGSMMQLQQSFRGPEFAHSSIDVEGPFANINRDDWDAAVASLLQVTPLFSHSLWSNTVRCFIISTDETQPEVDIFIRNYSPKLQRICETMGYFFQVVHFSAENERPLKDDCEEAFLRNPEEKPRLIYHRREDGRVSSVSVQQLIEQISYVNKAKVIDHIGGVEEGAYEIYNCVEKIIKQDILGCEMTELESKDLGNKEESTAPEEEVFGDVLWDAHDEQEQMEAFQQACNSTCELGFEKYFERLNDLVAAPAPIPPLLVSGGPGSGKSLLLSKWIQLQQKHSPNTLILYHFVGRPMSTSSESALIIKRLTLKLMQHSWLVSPLTLDPAKLLEEFPRWLEKLSARHQGSIIIIIDSIDQIQQAEKHMKWLIDPLPVNVRVIVSVNVETCPQAWRLWPTLHLDPLNCKDVKALISAECNSANVKLTKEQEKKLERHCRSATTCNALYVTLLGKTIACVGNRGNIDETLQQCFQCQDTVSLYRLVLRSIQESLQSDKEKGLLREILCVIGVSHNGVSESELMELYPELSSAVLASLVHSLHKMCLLTYGCGLLKFQHLQAWDMMRSEYMEEGENVISAYRQKLVEYFTLQLSRDRVTWRSADELPWLFQQQGDKQKLHKCLLNLFVSQNLYKRGHFAELLSYWQLVGKDKSSMAAEYFDSLKEYEKSCEGEESMICLADLYETLGRFLKDLGLLSQAVAPLQRSLEIRETALDPDHPRVAQSLHQLAGVYVQWKKFGNAEQLYKQALEISENAYGAEHPRVARELDALATIYQKQNKYEQAEQLRKKSFKIRQKAARRKGSLCGFALLRQRALQLEELTLGKDTPDNARTLNELGVLYYLQNNLETAELFLKRSLEMRERVLGPDHPDCAQSLNNLAALYNEKKHYDKAEELYEKALDIRRRALAPDHPSLAYTVKHLAVLYKKMGKLDKAVPLYELAVEIRQKSFGPKHPSVATALVNLAVLYCQMKKQIEALPLYERALKIYEDSFGHMHPRVGETLKNLAVLSYEGGDFEKAAELYKRAMEIKEAETLLIGGKATSRHSSSGDTFSLKSALSPNIFPEHGQR from the exons ATGGGGACGGCGTCGTCCCTGGTGAGCCCGGCGGGCGGGGTCGGGGAGGTGATCGAGGACACGTACGGCGGCGGTGGCGAGGCCTGCGAGATCCCGGTGGAGGTGAAGCCCAAGGCCCGGCTGCTGCGCGGCTCCCTGCGGCGCGTTGGGGCCTCACGGCCCGGCGGCCTCATCGGGGCCAGCTTCAAGTCGACGGCCTCGGTGCAGGAGCTGGAGTGCGTGGCCGAGTACGAGCGCCTGAAGAAGGAGTACGAGATCTTCCGTGTCAGCAAGAACAACGAAGTGGCCTCCATGGTGAAGAAGGAGGCCAAACTGGACAGGGAGAACAAGCGGCTGCGCGCCGAGCTGCAG GCACTTCAGAAAACTTACCAGAAAATACTTAGAGAGAAAGAAAGTGCATTAGAAGCTAAATACCAAGCCATGGAGAGAGCTGCTACTTTTGAACACGATCGAGACAAAGTCAAAAGGCAATTCAAG ATTTTTAGAGAAACTAAAGAAAATGAGATTCAGGACTTACTGAGGGCCAAACGAGAGCTAGAAGCAAAACTTCAGAGACTCCAGGCCCAAGGAATCCAAGTCTTTGATCCCGAAGAGTCTGATTCTGACGATAATTGTACAGATGTTACAG CTACTGGGGCACAATCTGAGTACTGGAATGGAGCTTTGGGAAGTGAGCCATCCATGGGTAGTATGATGCAACTTCAGCAGTCTTTCAGAGGGCCTGAATTTGCTCATAGCTCTATAGATGTTGAGGGACCATTTGCAAATATAAACAGAG ATGATTGGGATGCTGCTGTCGCCAGTTTATTACAGGTTACTCCTCTGTTTTCCCACTCTCTGTGGAGTAACACAGTAAGATGTTTTATTATTAGTACTGATGAGACTCAACCAGAAGTGGACATCTTCATTAGA AACTACTCACCAAAACTTCAAAGAATCTGTGAAACAATGGGGTACTTCTTTCAAGTTGttcatttttcagcagaaaatgaaaggcCTCTTAAGGAT GACTGTGAAGAAGCCTTCTTgagaaatccagaagaaaaaccCCGGCTAATTTACCACAGAAGGGAGGATGGCAGAGTCAGTTCAGTCTCAGTGCAACAGTTAATTGAGCAAATTTCTTACGTGAACAAAGCAAAG GTGATTGATCATATTGGAGGTGTGGAGGAGGGAGCATATGAAATCTATAATTGTGTGGAAAAGATAATTAAACAG GATATATTGGGGTGTGAAATGACAGAACTAGAAAGCAAGGATTTGGGTAATAAGGAAGAGTCCACTGCTCCTGAAGAAGAAGTTTTTGGTGATGTATTGTGGGATGCACATGATGAACAAGAACAGATGGAAGCTTTTCAGCAGGCCTGTAATTCAACATGTGAGCTGGGATTTGAGAAA tATTTTGAACGTCTAAATGACCTAGTAGCAGCACCAGCACCAATTCCACCTCTGCTTGTATCAGGAGGACCAGGCTCTGGGAAATCTCTCCTTCTGTCAAAATG GATTCAGTTGCAACAGAAGCATTCACCAAACACGCTAATTCTTTATCACTTTGTTGGGAGGCCCATGTCTACTAGTTCAGAATCTGCATTGATAATTAAACGCCTTACTTTAAAG CTTATGCAACACTCTTGGTTAGTGTCACCTCTGACTTTGGATCCAGCTAAACTTCTGGAAGAGTTTCCTCGCTGGCTGGAAAAGCTTTCTGCACGTCATCAAGGCAGCATTATTATAATTATTGATTCTATTGACCAAATACag caagCTGAGAAACATATGAAGTGGCTGATAGATCCACTGCCAGTGAATGTGAGAGTGATTGTATCAGTGAATGTAGAAACATGTCCACAGGCTTGGAG GTTGTGGCCCACTCTTCATCTTGATCCACTGAATTGCAAAGATGTTAAAGCTCTCATTAGTGCAGAATGTAACTCTGCAAATGTTAAATTGACTAAAGAGCAG GAGAAGAAGCTTGAGAGACATTGTCGTTCCGCCACAACTTGCAATGCTTTGTATGTCACTCTCTTGGGCAAAACCATTGCTTG TGTTGGAAATAGAGGAAATATTGATGAAACCCTTCAACAGTGTTTCCAATGTCAAGACACAGTGTCACTGTACAGGCTTGTTCTGAGATCAATTCAAGAATCATTGCAGAGTGATAAAGAGAAAGGTCTTTTGAGAGAG ATACTGTGTGTCATCGGTGTTAGCCACAATGGTGTGAGTGAGTCAGAGCTGATGGAACTTTATCCTGAACTGTCTTCTGCAGTGTTAGCCTCGCTCGTTCACAGCCTGCACAAAATGTGTTTGCTGACATATGGCTGTGGTTTGCTAAAGTTCCAGCATCTCCAG GCTTGGGACATGATGAGATCAGAGTATATGGAAGAAggtgaaaatgttatttctgccTATAGACAAAAACTAGTGGAGTATTTCACCTTGCAGCTAAG TCGAGACCGAGTGACTTGGAGAAGCGCAGATGAACTTCCCTGGCTCTTCCAACAGCAGGGTGATAAGCAAAAGCTACACAAGTGTCTTTTGAATCTCTTTGTATCCCAAAACCTTTACAAAAG GGGACATTTTGCAGAATTGCTGAGTTACTGGCAGCTGGTTGGGAAAGATAAGAGCTCTATGGCAGCTGAGTATTTTGACTCTctgaaagaatatgaaaaaagcTGTGAGGGAGAGGAAAGTATGATCTGCCTGGCTGATCTTTATGAGACCCTGGGACGGTTTCTTAAGGACCTAGGTCTTCTCAGTCAG GCTGTAGCTCCTCTGCAGCGGTCTCTGGAGATTCGAGAGACTGCGCTGGATCCAGACCACCCAAGGGTGGCGCAATCACTCCACCAGCTGGCAGGAGTTTATGTTCAGTGGAAGAAGTTTGGAAATGCTGAACAGCTGTATAAACAGGCACTGGAAATCTCTGAAAATGCTTATGGAGCCGAACATCCTCGGGTAGCCCGTGAACTTGATGCCCTTGCGACCATATACCAAAAGCAGAACAA ATATGAACAAGCTGAGCAGCTGAGGAAAAAGTCCTTCAAAATACGCCAAAAAGCAGCAAGGCGGAAAGGCAGTCTG TGTGGCTTTGCTCTCCTGCGTCAAAGAGCCCTGCAGTTGGAAGAGCTCACGTTAGGCAAGGATACACCAGATAATGCTCGAACCCTCAATGAGCTTGGAGTCCTCTATTACCTGCAGAATAATCTTGA GACAGCAGAGCTTTTCCTGAAGCGCTCCttggaaatgagagagagagtCCTGGGACCCGACCACCCAGACTGTGCGCAGTCTTTGAACAATTTGGCAGCCTTGTACAATGAGAAGAAGCACTATGACAAGGCAGAGGAACTCTATGAAAAAGCTTTAGACATCAGGAGGAGAGCACTGGCTCCGGATCATCCTTCCTTGGCTTACACTGTGAAACACTTGGCAGTGCTATACAAAAAGATG GGAAAACTTGACAAGGCTGTTCCTCTCTACGAACTAGCGGTTGAAATTCGACAGAAGTCATTTGGCCCAAAACACCCTAGTGTAGCAACTGCTTTGGTAAATCTAGCTGTCCTTTATTGTCAGATG aaaaagcagattgAAGCTTTACCTCTTTATGAACGTGCATTAAAGATTTATGAAGACAGTTTTGGTCACATGCATCCTCGTGTGGGGGAAACTCTGAAAAACTTGGCTGTGCTGAG CTATGAAGGGGGAGACTTTGAGAAGGCAGCTGAACTTTACAAGAGAGCTATGGAAATAAAAGAAGCAGAGACTTTGTTGATAGGTGGAAAAGCAACTTCTCGACACTCATCGAGTGGAGATACATTCAGCTTAAAAAGTGCGTTATCACCAAACATTTTCCCGGAACATGGACAAAGGTGA